GTCATCCCCCACTGACAAGAGGAGGGTCACCCTTCCATTCTCGTCCCAGTGTGAGTGGATTCTGGGGAACTATGAGAGTTTCTCCCGGGGGGAGCCGCAAGTTTCCCCCTCGAGATCTCCACCTTCTGCCAAGCTGCCAGTGATctcggagggtcgtgtcctggccgttgCAACACTGGGGGATCAGGCTCTTCCCTCCCCGAATCCCGAGGCACATTCCACACCAATCAGTCTCTGCAAGAAACAAGGGAGAAGGTTCTCGTGGGAGTCTGCTTCGAAATCCTCTGCATCAGAGTCTACCCTGCCTGAGACTGAACTTCCCCAACCAGTCTCAGATCCGACTACTGcctctgcaccgcggccaagGAGAAAGAGGAAGAAGGGTTCTTTCAATCCTCCGTCCCTGTCTCCCCCTGAGTCTGTGATGCCTCTCCAACCCACCGCTATAACTGAGAGTGGTGTTCCTGAGCATGCTGCTTTAAGTACGGTTCCAGAGGTTCCTGCAGAGGAGGCTGTTCCGAAGACTGCGGTGTAAGATGTTGTTCCTGAGATTACCTCAGTAAAGGAGGATTCTGAACCAGCAACAGAGAGAACTGTGTCTGAGTCAGCAGTTGTGACTGCCGAGGAGAGAGCCACGGCCGACTCTTCTGCTGAAGCGGTGTTGCAGTCTGTTTCGGATCGTCAAGAGATGCCGGTTGTCATTGCTGCCAAGACCCTGTCAGAATATTTGTCACACCTAGTCAAGATCCTAGAAGTCCCTGCCAGACCTTTCTTGTCCCCAGACCCCGTTCCTAGAGATGCAGTGAGCGCTGTTCCCGAGTCAGCTGCAGTGAGCGCTGTTCCCGAGTCAGCTGCAGTGAGCGCTGTTCCCGAACCAGCTGCAGTGAGCGCTGTTCCCGAACCAGCTGCAGTGAGCGCTGTTCCCGAACCAGCTGTAGTGAGCTCCTTTCCAGAGCCAGCTGCTGTCAACGCCGCTGCAGAATCAGAGATGAGTGTGGATTCGGATGGAAGCTCTGATTCCAGGTCGGTAACTGTGAATCCCGGACTATTTCCCTCTTCTCATTTGCTTGCTGCACCCCCTGTCATGGTCCAACCCTGCACTGTTTCTCCCAAGATCACTTCCCACTCTAcgccacccagacctgcccggacacctcgtcgtcagccttcgtcccgtcAACCTAAGACTTCTGCCCCACCCATCCACCCTGGATGTCCACCCATGAACTTTGTTGTTCTGCCTTCTCCCCTtccttgttagttttttttctgatttgtcACCCAAACCCTGTCGTGGTGTTTTCGTGTTTACCTTTaatgttatttgtcatgttttgttgGTTAGTGTCTGTATCTCAGTCAGTCATGTCCCGCGTTTGATGTCCCCTTGAAGAGCGTCTGGAatccgctccttaagggaggggtactgtcatgattctgccctcatGTCCTTGATTtctctctagtcttgaggcaggatcatgacagacctgtgttttgtgtgcaagcacatggccttgtctttgggccatgtgcttgtgttgtcttgtTTCCTGGCCCGCACCCTTGTTATACTTGTTCtgtcattattgctttacctgtgtcacctgttatgttctcattagtctccctatttcaTTCCCCTTGTGTTTGCTGTCTAGTGCGGTTCATTGTTACACTTTGAAGAAACGTTGTGAGACCTGTGATTGGTTTTCTGTAGTGAGAGTTCCTGAGTGAAGAGTCTCTTGTTTATTGTTTGGTTCTAGTCCTGTTAAGTTATTTGTCTTtgccctagtcattgttttccccctcgtgggttttgttttccccttttgtcacTAATAAACCCTGTGTGTAGTGCATTCTGTCTGTGTTTGAGTTCATCCAGGACTGAGTTCATCCCCAAACCCCCACGTGACAAAAACAGGTTTAATTGTTGGAGtcaattctcagccttaagtaaaccagaatccccaaaaTGAGCCAAACCTCagccttatatagcccagacagcaagcagttttgggccagatgtgggctgaATCTGGGGCGAAACTGATTGCTGTCTGGGAATACAGAAtcgtaatattttatattattgcattGTGTATTACTATCGCcattattcattttgtgacatgctttggtcccagacagcaacatagtgttggcccagatctggcccacatctggcctttGTGAAATCCATGCGGTTTGTGTAGACACAAACTATGCCATCAAAGTGCATTAtactgaatagaaaatcagacttaaaacccacaaatcatgtaactgtgcaatgaaaaaaatatattgcattgatttttctatttatttttataaagaaccaatcaaccaataaagagtgagtgtataaagtatacagtctataagagatgtaacagatagacacatgtaacttaatcataaGAATTTATAACAGATGTGTCACAGAGCAATACCACAGTAGTCCAAATGACGATGCATTTCAGTTGCAGTCCtctctggcagaatataatagtagAGCGAGGAGCAgggcataatttaatttaacataatttaattgttaaaataCTATCCCGTCAAGGCATgcatttttcattcaaaatacaCATCCCCGGAAACGGCATGTCGCAATCTAAGACGAAACTGATGAGAGCAAATGAGCGTTCGATATCGCTGCcataaaacttgttgtaaaacttcttaaaggcagatttttttaattgttactatagctacagaggaaggagatacatatGTTTGATGATGAATagtttgaatttggatctgtacctcacaccaagcatcacatggatacagaggatttaaataaaaaataagatactGTTATGgtaattttatttaatctatttaatctatttaatcttcatttaatctattcataaacactgacacgtgcgggTTGAGTGGCTTTGAGGACGAGGGCGTCGGGGTGCAGGCTAAGAGGTTAATacttgtgcatgacagcatactaataaaaatgatgtgcccCCACTCCCTAGATCAGTGTGTTTCCCATGGTAAACCAAacaaatattacatgataatggttaaatgatctctctctctctctctctcttcatgtaaggattctaagattatttgtaccaagataataatataaaatttattacaattataataaagtGCAGTTTATGCACTTGACTGATTTACTTCATTTTGAAATGATAATGTTTAATTCTGTGTAGACTTCccatttcaaagactacattttaacattactacacttcatttaaatgtatgtgatcatttaaacattatcatgcaatattgtatttatcttgtttatcatgggtcacatagcctgatctgggccacactccttccaccaacaatcggccctcatgttgtttgccATGATCCACACCGTGCCATgattgccacacatggcccagctctggctgaaagggtacatgccattgccaACAGGAGGCCAGCAGTGTCAGCTTGAGGCCACATTTGGGCCAAGTCCGTTTGCTATGTGGGGTGTAATTTATACAATACTGAACTTGAGAAATGTACATGCAGAACCCAAGGTTGTTCACTATGAATGGTTGAAGCCTTACAAGTTACATTTGTTGTAGAGAATAGGGCCCAGTACTTCCCTCTGTTCCTCATGTACGTAGACCTTCGGGTCACATGTCACGAGTTTCACATTCTGTGCAGTAGCCACTACAGTTGGTTGAACAGGCCTCATCATTAGTTGGGGAGCACATGGATACAAACTATTTGATATTGCCTGTTggtatgttattttatgtttcctCTAGAGTTTGggacattaaagaaaaaaactgagatttattttttctctgtgTATCTGAAATGAGAACATAAGAAATGAAAACCATGACCCGTTGGTCTTAAAGAAAAAGTACAGACAAGTATTAATACGACTTCTACACTTTTTGGTACAAATATGAAACTCATCCCCACTGCTCTGAAACATACCAGATACTTTGTAACCAACCAACAccattgtttttgtgtgtgtgtagacactGAATGAATGTTGCCTGATTCATTGGTTAAAGATAGCAAGGTCTAGCACATGATATGAATACAAAACAGTGTAGTATAATAGTGGAATGGAACATGGGCCTTATGTTGTGTTGAagcataataaatacataaataaatatataaaattatttaaatgtacttttattccaacaacaaaaaagatcAGTATGAGTTTTTCTTCTATCCAGTTTCACATAAAGTTCAAATCATACAAATTAAGGCTACTATATAACATTTCATACATTATGCAGACTTCAAAACTGATCTtttcctgtaaaaataaaataaataataataataataataataataataataataatgctaagcCATTTGCAAACTACACTACCTACTTGTAGGTTTAGCCCACCTGCTGGAACAGTGCGGAAAGCTTAGACATCTTCTACATGTATCCTGTTATTATTATGATGCATATTATGTTATTTTGActgtttaaaagtagaaaaaaatcCATATGTACTGCATCCATTAGTACAATGGTCTAAATCTAAACCAGACACGTGACTAACAAAAATAAGGTGTCAAAGTGTTCgccaaagacaaaaataaataaataaaatatttgctaaAATTAGCTCAGAGAAACCATTatatatttgctatatttaatATCAATCACAAGATCTGATCTTCACCATTTATATATTCTGGTGGTGTATCTGAAGTGGCAAGTGGCAGAACTGATCTTCTATATTTAAGAATAGGCCTGCCAAGACACTGGCAAAGCACAAGACAGAAACATTTGCACATCCAAGGTCAAACATTTGATAATGTATTATCTTGTTTGTTCTTGTCAAGCTCACATTTTATACTGTGGGAAAGCAGGTGTCATAGTATCCAAACTGTCAGAAGAATCGTACAGAGGACAAAGAATAAGATTCAGCCAATATAAAGAGTCCAATATAAAGAGTTTTGATGCGAGGCAACAATACAATTATCAAGAATATATAGTCATTACAGCCAATACGGAGCCACTATCCAGACACAAAATAATATAGTTGAAATGTAAAAACCttgttttattgattgattggcatgtattttttttttctttcttttttttttatgtttcacatTAATAAGCAAGTCATACAAAAAAATTTAGTAATGGAACATGGAACAACATGAccgtgagttaatgatgacagagtaaatgatgacagaattgcaATAACATCACAttcacataataaataatatgggCCTCTGAATTTAAGATAAGTTAGACACTTGAAGCAGGCTGGAGGAATAAAAGCATGATCAGCTTTTGTGTAAATCTGCTTTCTGACTATTTAAAAATCCTTCTGTTATATTGTGTCAATTCCCTTCAAGGACAAGGGAATGGGGGAAGAAACCGACTCAAAGGATTGTAATCTCAAAAGCTGTTTTGTCCTGTCTACACTTTGATAGCAGGAACCCAAACAATGGTTGCCATTTGTTGGAGTGTAACAAAAAACAATCACAGACTCTTTCTACCAGACGGATCTGCAAGAGAGAGTTTGATTTCAGCTCTCTCATGAAACAGCGAATCAAAAGTGTGAACTTTAAGAACTTGCTGTACATATCTTTGAAAACCTTCTATAcaaatcattttttgtttttgagccTGCAGTTTTCAGTCTCTGATTTTAACCTTAGTTTTGAGGATGTTTACCCTGACCAGCTCTTTGCCTTCATTTGCTTGTGCACTGATGTTGTGGGCTTTGTTGTCACCTCCTGTGGTCCAGGCCTGCCAAGGAGATGAATTACCGCGTGACATGGTGCTTGGCTGGCTGAAAAGACGGATCCTTGACGGTTTGGGGATGGATGAGCCTCCTCTGCCAGTGCTTCATCTGCCAACACAGCAAGCAGTGAACAAAGTTGTGCATCACGTAGCTTCGCGAATGACAAGGGAGACAAGAGTGGAAAGAAGACACCATCAGGAGACCTCACAGGTCATTCTGTTCCCAAGCTCAGGTGAGCTTGTCTCATGTCCAGTATTTATATGAAAAACATTAATGTCTAACATTATGATAGTTGGTAGGATTCTTGGCTACTTGTATGATTATGTGTAGTCATAATATTTTTGAAGTGGAATTCATACATACAATAGCTTTAATACACTTActgtaatatacatattctaaAAGCATGTTTTCAATTCCTGACCGTCTGTGAATTGATTTGGGTGGAGGTGATGGTAGTAGTTTGgcataattattgattattgttATTTCTTTCAGCTTAGCTACttataaatatttgaaagttGTGTGAGACAACACAGAAAAGAGGTAAAAACAGCTACCCTGCTTATTGATACGGgtggtgcaaacaacattaaGGAATATGTAgaacaaaatatgttaaaatggtggataatttgacatttttgtgaCAGGACAAGGTTAGATTGTAAAATATCATCTAATGCGACTCTCCAAAAACCTAatgatatttatgaatatatatatatatatatatatatatatatatatatatatatatatatatatatatatatatatagtcaacgTGTATACTTAAGTTTTAAATGTGGGAGGGAAATATGGTATTACTTCTGATAGTGACAGTGACGCCACATGGCATTTTTCATTATTGAAAATTGTATAAAagtttttcaaaaccatatgacaccaacattaaataaaaaatacacttctAAGAATTTGCTGTCTTAaactagattttttaaaaatatattatttatttaattatttctttatttatcatGGAAATTTGTCATTGACCCACTTAAGGCTGAAATcagaatcaattttttttttttttttttttacaaagatgcTATTTTGACTAGTGAACATAGTTTCAAATGCTGTACATTCTGACTTTTTATTAACTTTCAGAGTCTACATGCAAGGACACCCTTGATAACTCATCTGAGGCTGCATCTGGTTACTTTACTTACTACTTTCAGCCCTCTCTGGACAGCCAGGACTCCATCATCACTTCTGCCCACTTCTGGTTCTATGCTGGAGAGGCCATAGCGTCTAGTAACATTTCAGCGCCCCTTTTCATTCTCACCCCTTACCATGAGCTGCTCCAAGCATCTGTAAGTCCAGTCAAACGCTCCACTGATGGCTGGACCACCTATAAGTTAGATCTCCATCTCCACATTGCCATGGCTATAGGCCCTTTCATGTTGCAGGTCCGTTGCCCATCCTGCAGTTGCTATGATTCAGAAGATAAAACACCCTTTTTGCACCTTCACACCCGTTCAAGTGGCCCCGACCGCTCTCGCAGAGCACCCAAAATTCCATGGTCACCAGCTGCTATCGAAAAGCTCAGGAGACCTGCTTCTGATGACACTGATTGCAAAAGAGAACAGATAGAAATCTCCTTTGAGGACCTTGGCTGGGATAACTGGATTGTACATCCTAAAGCCTTCACCTTCTACTACTGCCATGGCAACTGCTCTAGTGCTGAGCG
This genomic stretch from Carassius gibelio isolate Cgi1373 ecotype wild population from Czech Republic chromosome B6, carGib1.2-hapl.c, whole genome shotgun sequence harbors:
- the inha gene encoding inhibin alpha chain, with translation MFTLTSSLPSFACALMLWALLSPPVVQACQGDELPRDMVLGWLKRRILDGLGMDEPPLPVLHLPTQQAVNKVVHHVASRMTRETRVERRHHQETSQVILFPSSESTCKDTLDNSSEAASGYFTYYFQPSLDSQDSIITSAHFWFYAGEAIASSNISAPLFILTPYHELLQASVSPVKRSTDGWTTYKLDLHLHIAMAIGPFMLQVRCPSCSCYDSEDKTPFLHLHTRSSGPDRSRRAPKIPWSPAAIEKLRRPASDDTDCKREQIEISFEDLGWDNWIVHPKAFTFYYCHGNCSSAERTTTLLGINQCCAPVPESMKSLRFTTTSDGGYSFKYETLPNIIPEECNCI